The following are encoded together in the Flavihumibacter fluvii genome:
- a CDS encoding Hsp20/alpha crystallin family protein, with amino-acid sequence MATQSMVKNPTRVPSVFNDFFKPWNDWFDSGVWGREMNLPAVNIEEQKDDFLVSLAAPGLKKEDFNISLDGNMLTISCEKEERKEEKDKKYNRKEYNYSSFSRSFTLPDQVNTDKIDAKYEDGLLKVVLPKKEEAKKMATSKHIDVK; translated from the coding sequence ATGGCAACACAATCAATGGTAAAAAACCCAACCCGGGTGCCATCTGTTTTTAATGATTTTTTTAAGCCCTGGAATGATTGGTTCGATAGTGGGGTATGGGGTCGTGAAATGAACCTGCCTGCTGTAAATATTGAAGAACAGAAAGATGATTTCCTGGTTTCACTTGCTGCACCCGGATTAAAAAAAGAAGATTTCAACATCAGCCTCGATGGCAATATGCTGACCATCAGTTGTGAAAAAGAGGAGCGTAAGGAAGAGAAAGATAAAAAGTATAACCGGAAAGAATATAACTATTCTTCCTTCTCGCGCAGCTTTACTTTGCCAGACCAGGTTAACACAGATAAGATCGATGCAAAATATGAGGACGGTTTGTTAAAAGTGGTATTACCTAAAAAGGAGGAAGCTAAAAAAATGGCTACAAGCAAGCATATTGATGTTAAATAA
- a CDS encoding response regulator, protein MKKILLIEDNENIRDNTAEILELSGYTVITAEDGKIGVQKALDQKPDLIICDIMMPILDGYGVLHAVQKNDAIKNTPFIFLTAKTERSDFRKGMELGADDYITKPFTGAELLTAVESRLKKHEQLKQELSSGITGTNPTLQPGGGLNALEELIQGRNVNKYKKKQLIYSEGNHPNRLYYLIKGKVKACRYNDEGKGLVTELYSSGDFLGHVALLEGTPYKDTAEVLEDSELTIIPKEEFDELIHKNPEVANKFIRLLASNVSEKEKQLLSLAYNSLRKKVADALLTMLHKFGKPSEDNFIIDINRESLATIAGTATESLIRTLSDFRNEKLVDMVEGGIIILNQKKLETLAN, encoded by the coding sequence ATGAAAAAAATTCTATTGATTGAAGACAACGAAAACATCCGGGACAACACAGCGGAGATCCTTGAACTATCCGGTTATACCGTAATAACTGCAGAAGATGGAAAGATCGGGGTGCAAAAAGCATTGGACCAAAAGCCCGACCTGATCATTTGTGATATCATGATGCCTATACTCGACGGTTATGGCGTATTACATGCCGTCCAAAAAAATGACGCGATCAAGAATACGCCATTCATCTTTTTAACCGCTAAAACCGAACGTTCAGATTTCCGGAAAGGCATGGAATTGGGTGCGGATGACTATATCACAAAACCTTTTACAGGTGCAGAATTGCTCACCGCTGTGGAGAGCCGGCTAAAAAAACATGAGCAGCTGAAACAGGAGCTTTCATCCGGAATAACCGGAACCAACCCAACCTTGCAGCCGGGTGGTGGGTTAAATGCGCTGGAAGAACTGATACAAGGCCGCAATGTCAATAAGTATAAAAAGAAACAACTGATTTATTCTGAAGGAAACCATCCAAACCGGTTGTACTACCTGATCAAAGGGAAAGTGAAGGCCTGCCGTTACAATGATGAAGGAAAGGGATTAGTAACCGAACTATATAGTTCCGGTGATTTCCTGGGGCATGTAGCCTTACTTGAAGGCACCCCCTACAAGGATACGGCAGAAGTGCTGGAAGACAGCGAACTGACGATTATCCCGAAAGAAGAATTTGATGAACTCATCCACAAAAACCCGGAGGTGGCCAACAAATTCATCCGCCTGCTCGCCAGCAATGTATCTGAAAAAGAGAAGCAGCTGCTCAGCCTGGCTTATAATTCCTTACGTAAGAAAGTGGCCGACGCACTCCTGACCATGTTACATAAATTCGGGAAACCGAGCGAGGACAATTTCATCATCGATATCAACCGGGAAAGCCTGGCTACCATTGCCGGAACAGCAACAGAGTCACTCATCCGAACCTTAAGCGATTTCAGGAATGAGAAGTTGGTAGACATGGTGGAAGGCGGGATAATTATCCTTAATCAAAAAAAGCTGGAAACACTGGCCAATTAA
- a CDS encoding PAS domain S-box protein produces the protein MADSIKSISRIKFLPAGNDLQAMVLLDARGNIQAMDPNAQPTFKKLYGTTLLIGKPFPGSAENEAAHPFGDAVRLAMKGKTTTSEIECIAVNGKVYYYNINCSPALDRNDNVLAISLALRNITEEKMSGMALDNAQQLIDSIFHTSDIGIAIVDYNNRFVKTNTGYNKLFGYENGELEGKKYTITIPPGNRKESLQKLQEFFSGNCIDEERIAIKKNGEQINVFRTATLLNNADQTKYLVITARDISETRKFQQLLQNTEKASHLAGWEMDVATRKISCTAEMYNILEIAEEEFQKLSYPELLERFLDKKTRSVVQQALDDTIKKGKPFTIEIPLITSRQKNKWLTITCTPIRLKSQTTWLRGTAQDTTARKESALQLERLSLVASKTNNAVFIADKNGKTIWVNESVKKLTGYSKEELLGKSAIQMLQEIEADKTTVKEISKILMKRLPVSSAIKMNKKDGTPIWLNIDITPVYKDSNVLNFIAIGVDITDIIKAREEQKIKSTLQQQQRLFNAIANNFPDGIIGLLDKNLHYVFAGGAEIKRLGIPPEGLVGMNIFDHLSDKSNHDARPFLLRALKGDSVLFDIDMKEQTYSVNAVPVHVGGKEDLLVLVVLQNITLRKKTEKDLLETLQKEKDLGEMKTRFVSMASHEFRTPLSTVLSSAYLIEKYTTTEDQPNRQKHLQRIVSSVDMLTEILQDFLSLGQIEEGKIHVRPVEFNISDLVNKLTREIKNNLKKGQQIIYDHKGNLLVTLDPSLLKHIIMNLISNASKFSPENSSIEIRTTQKNQQIMLAVRDFGMGISEEDQKHLMERFFRGANAGNIQGTGLGLHIVSKYAELMNGTVECTSELDKGTEFIISFKPQ, from the coding sequence ATGGCCGATTCGATAAAATCAATTTCCCGCATAAAATTTCTGCCTGCCGGTAATGACCTGCAGGCTATGGTATTACTGGATGCCCGGGGGAATATTCAGGCCATGGATCCTAATGCGCAGCCAACCTTTAAAAAGCTATATGGAACCACGTTATTGATCGGCAAACCCTTCCCCGGCTCAGCTGAAAATGAAGCAGCACATCCTTTTGGGGATGCTGTGCGCCTGGCGATGAAAGGAAAAACCACCACCAGTGAAATAGAATGCATTGCCGTAAATGGAAAGGTTTATTATTATAACATCAATTGTTCGCCTGCACTTGATAGAAACGATAATGTGCTGGCAATCTCCCTGGCCCTGCGCAATATCACCGAAGAGAAAATGTCCGGGATGGCGCTGGACAATGCACAACAGCTGATCGATTCCATCTTTCATACTTCTGATATCGGCATAGCTATTGTTGATTACAACAACCGATTCGTAAAGACCAATACTGGCTACAACAAATTGTTTGGCTATGAGAACGGCGAACTGGAAGGGAAAAAATATACTATTACTATTCCTCCTGGGAACAGGAAAGAATCCCTGCAAAAATTACAGGAATTTTTCTCCGGCAATTGTATCGATGAAGAAAGAATAGCCATTAAAAAAAATGGTGAGCAGATTAATGTATTCCGAACGGCAACCCTCCTGAACAACGCAGACCAAACCAAATACCTGGTAATAACTGCGAGGGACATTTCTGAAACCAGGAAATTCCAGCAACTCCTGCAAAATACGGAAAAGGCTTCCCACCTGGCCGGTTGGGAAATGGATGTAGCCACCAGGAAAATATCCTGTACAGCCGAGATGTATAATATCCTTGAAATTGCCGAAGAAGAATTTCAAAAACTTTCCTATCCAGAATTGCTGGAAAGGTTCCTTGATAAAAAAACCCGTTCAGTAGTACAGCAGGCATTGGATGATACGATAAAGAAGGGCAAACCTTTTACCATTGAAATACCCCTGATAACCAGCCGCCAGAAAAACAAATGGCTGACCATCACCTGCACACCGATTCGCCTTAAATCCCAGACGACCTGGTTAAGGGGCACTGCCCAGGACACTACTGCAAGGAAAGAAAGTGCCCTGCAATTGGAAAGGTTATCACTGGTGGCCAGTAAAACCAATAATGCAGTATTCATTGCAGACAAAAACGGGAAGACGATCTGGGTGAATGAAAGCGTGAAAAAACTCACAGGGTATTCAAAAGAAGAATTGCTGGGAAAGTCTGCCATACAAATGCTGCAGGAAATAGAAGCAGATAAAACGACGGTAAAAGAGATCAGCAAAATACTCATGAAAAGGCTACCCGTCTCATCGGCCATTAAAATGAACAAAAAAGACGGAACCCCCATCTGGTTAAACATAGACATTACACCGGTTTATAAAGACAGTAATGTTTTAAACTTCATTGCCATCGGTGTAGATATCACTGATATCATCAAGGCCAGGGAAGAACAAAAAATAAAAAGTACCCTCCAGCAACAGCAAAGACTATTCAATGCAATTGCAAATAATTTCCCGGATGGCATCATTGGACTGCTAGATAAAAATCTTCACTATGTTTTTGCCGGCGGGGCTGAAATTAAAAGGCTGGGCATACCGCCTGAAGGCCTGGTTGGGATGAATATATTCGACCACCTTTCTGACAAAAGCAACCATGACGCCCGGCCTTTTTTACTAAGGGCACTTAAAGGGGACAGTGTGCTTTTTGATATCGACATGAAGGAGCAGACGTATTCTGTCAACGCGGTCCCAGTGCATGTTGGCGGAAAGGAAGACCTCCTGGTCCTGGTTGTCCTCCAAAATATTACCCTGCGTAAAAAAACGGAAAAGGACCTGTTGGAAACCCTACAGAAAGAAAAAGATCTGGGGGAAATGAAGACCCGCTTTGTTTCCATGGCTTCCCACGAATTCCGTACACCACTCAGTACTGTTCTTTCCTCTGCTTACCTCATTGAAAAATATACCACAACAGAGGACCAGCCGAACCGCCAGAAACACCTGCAACGCATCGTGTCTTCAGTTGATATGCTGACTGAGATATTGCAGGACTTCCTGAGCCTGGGCCAGATAGAAGAAGGGAAAATCCATGTTCGTCCAGTTGAATTTAATATCAGCGACCTGGTGAATAAACTGACCAGGGAAATTAAAAACAACCTGAAAAAGGGGCAACAGATCATATACGATCATAAAGGCAACCTGTTAGTTACGCTGGACCCTTCGTTACTCAAGCATATTATCATGAACCTGATTTCCAATGCCAGCAAGTTTTCACCCGAGAACAGTTCTATTGAAATAAGGACCACACAGAAAAACCAGCAGATCATGCTGGCCGTAAGGGATTTCGGCATGGGAATTTCCGAGGAAGACCAGAAGCACCTGATGGAACGGTTTTTCAGGGGTGCTAATGCAGGCAATATCCAGGGAACCGGACTGGGTCTCCACATCGTTTCCAAATATGCCGAACTGATGAATGGAACCGTGGAATGTACCAGTGAATTGGACAAGGGGACTGAATTCATCATTTCCTTTAAACCGCAATAA
- a CDS encoding sialidase family protein, with the protein MFQSIHMQYLAIRLFGFLLFCSFTSNNAPIKEFIFGKDPGFEQCHASTVVHLKNGPFLAAWFGGKEEKADDVGIWLSRRVNGHWDAPKRVAKLRNNAHWNPVLFQSPSGRIFLYFKVGKEIPQWETWVQTSDDDGKTWSVARELVAGDHGGRGPVKNKPIVLSDGSWLAGASHEENGFHVFLDRSNDQGKTWKATPYLALGDSALVNELLIQPTLWESAPGQVHMLLRSSIGVICRSDSKDGGKTWSPVYKTSLPNPNSGIDVTKLPDGRLVLAYNPDNKNWGSRAPLILAVSADNGHTWPHQLVIEEGKGEDEFSYPAIISYGDSIAVTYTWQRRNVRFWNGTVHDILHK; encoded by the coding sequence GTGTTTCAATCAATACATATGCAATACCTGGCCATAAGGTTGTTTGGTTTTTTGTTGTTTTGCTCTTTTACCAGCAATAATGCACCTATTAAGGAATTTATTTTTGGCAAGGACCCAGGTTTTGAGCAATGCCATGCGTCTACTGTGGTACACCTGAAAAATGGCCCCTTCCTGGCAGCCTGGTTCGGCGGTAAAGAAGAAAAAGCTGATGATGTGGGTATCTGGCTCTCCCGGCGGGTAAATGGCCATTGGGATGCGCCAAAGCGGGTGGCGAAATTGCGCAACAATGCCCATTGGAACCCCGTATTATTCCAATCCCCATCGGGCCGGATATTTTTATATTTCAAGGTAGGCAAGGAGATCCCCCAATGGGAAACCTGGGTGCAGACATCAGATGATGATGGTAAAACCTGGTCTGTTGCCAGGGAACTGGTGGCTGGTGACCATGGCGGCAGGGGGCCGGTGAAAAACAAGCCTATCGTATTGTCTGATGGCAGCTGGCTGGCCGGAGCTTCCCACGAAGAAAATGGTTTCCATGTTTTCCTGGATCGCAGCAATGACCAGGGAAAAACCTGGAAGGCCACGCCCTACCTGGCGCTGGGTGATTCTGCATTGGTAAATGAATTGCTGATACAACCAACCCTGTGGGAGTCAGCACCCGGACAGGTGCACATGTTATTGCGCAGCAGCATTGGCGTCATCTGCCGCAGTGATTCGAAAGACGGTGGAAAGACCTGGTCGCCCGTTTACAAAACCAGTTTACCTAACCCGAATAGTGGCATTGATGTGACAAAGCTTCCGGATGGCCGCCTGGTGCTGGCCTATAATCCGGATAATAAGAACTGGGGTTCCAGGGCGCCTTTGATCCTGGCGGTATCGGCAGATAACGGTCATACCTGGCCGCACCAACTGGTCATAGAAGAGGGTAAGGGGGAGGATGAATTTTCCTATCCGGCCATTATCAGTTATGGCGATTCCATTGCCGTGACCTATACCTGGCAAAGAAGAAATGTCCGCTTTTGGAATGGAACTGTACATGATATCCTGCATAAATGA
- a CDS encoding GlcG/HbpS family heme-binding protein codes for MTDTIDRIFAALEQLIPVYMENPLDSSKANGNVAVCIIDEEGRVYGKIFGDYKPKGRETFGIAWTKASQVWLTGIKTREYERMIFTNEIPEGSHGIRTPELIGWEGGQPLTLADGRKLSVGFSGFRGIVDIEIMLKALEEIQK; via the coding sequence ATGACTGATACAATCGACCGCATTTTTGCTGCCCTGGAGCAGCTCATTCCGGTGTACATGGAAAATCCCCTCGATAGCAGTAAGGCCAATGGAAATGTGGCCGTGTGTATCATAGACGAAGAGGGCCGGGTGTATGGAAAGATCTTTGGTGATTATAAGCCAAAGGGACGGGAAACATTTGGTATTGCCTGGACCAAAGCGAGCCAGGTATGGCTGACCGGCATAAAGACCAGGGAATACGAACGCATGATCTTCACCAATGAAATACCTGAAGGTTCACATGGGATCAGGACGCCCGAGCTGATCGGTTGGGAGGGTGGCCAGCCGCTGACACTTGCAGATGGCCGGAAATTATCGGTAGGATTCAGCGGGTTCAGGGGAATTGTGGATATTGAGATCATGTTGAAAGCGTTAGAGGAAATTCAAAAATAA
- the mgrA gene encoding L-glyceraldehyde 3-phosphate reductase codes for MAYKADPNRYQGMEYRRCGKSGLKLPAVSLGLWHNFGHIDSYKNARKILRLAFDQGITHFDLANNYGPPPGSAEENFGRIYRDDFKQFRDELIISTKAGWGMWPGPYGDWGSKKYLVASLDQSLKRMGLDYVDIFYHHRPDPDTPLEETMGTLDLMVRQGKALYVGISSYQPAEAARAIEILRGLGTPCLIHQPKYSMFDRWVEDGLLDVLGEQGIGCIPFSPLAQGILTNKYLNGIPKESRAASHRGNGAIEEDMVSAEKIDKVRQLNELAKERGQQLAHMALAWILKDPRITSVLIGVSRPEQVTDSLECLKNYHFSEEELERIERILAS; via the coding sequence ATGGCATACAAAGCTGACCCAAACCGTTACCAGGGCATGGAATACCGACGTTGTGGTAAAAGCGGATTAAAACTACCTGCAGTATCCCTGGGCCTGTGGCATAATTTCGGACATATTGATAGTTATAAGAATGCCCGTAAAATATTGCGACTGGCATTTGACCAGGGCATCACGCATTTTGACCTGGCCAATAATTATGGCCCACCGCCGGGATCAGCCGAAGAAAATTTCGGTAGGATCTACAGGGATGATTTTAAGCAATTCCGGGATGAGTTGATCATATCGACGAAAGCCGGATGGGGTATGTGGCCTGGTCCCTATGGCGACTGGGGCTCAAAAAAATATTTAGTGGCCAGCCTGGACCAGAGCCTGAAAAGGATGGGACTGGATTATGTAGATATCTTTTACCATCACCGGCCCGATCCGGATACGCCATTGGAAGAAACCATGGGTACACTTGACCTGATGGTTCGCCAGGGCAAGGCCTTGTATGTGGGGATATCCAGTTACCAACCGGCAGAAGCAGCCAGGGCCATTGAGATTTTGCGGGGGCTTGGTACGCCCTGCCTGATCCACCAACCGAAGTATTCAATGTTTGACCGGTGGGTGGAGGATGGCCTGCTGGATGTGCTGGGTGAACAGGGTATAGGTTGCATACCATTCTCACCGCTGGCGCAGGGAATCCTCACCAACAAATACCTGAATGGAATACCAAAGGAATCAAGGGCGGCAAGTCATCGGGGCAATGGCGCCATCGAAGAAGACATGGTGTCAGCAGAAAAGATCGATAAAGTGCGGCAGCTCAATGAACTGGCAAAGGAACGCGGGCAGCAACTCGCACATATGGCATTGGCCTGGATCCTGAAAGACCCAAGGATTACCTCTGTGCTTATTGGGGTAAGCCGGCCAGAGCAAGTGACCGATTCATTGGAGTGTTTGAAGAATTATCATTTCTCAGAAGAGGAATTAGAGCGGATTGAAAGGATACTGGCGTCATAA